The DNA region GAATTTCCGGATGAATGCTTAACAAAACTTGTGATCGAATCAATTGCTGTGTGAGAAAAAACTTCTCTAATTAATCCGGAAACAGAGACATCATCCCCTTTTCTTAATTCATCTCCAGTTAATCCTGCGACCCAAATTCCGCTCCAAGGACCAGTACCATTTTGAATATATGCACGGCGTGTTACAGAACCGCCATCGCCTCTTAAATCAGAAGTATCTGCTGTTACAATTCCACGCAATGTAACTCTATAATTCACATATCCGCCAAGACCATTTCCAAATGGTGCATATTGAATATCTTGAACTGTCAATGGTCTATTCAGCACTAAATAAAAATATCTTGAACGTGAAGTGTCTGTAGGATTGATAGAAGAGTTCCCTCCGTTATCTTGTGCCCAAACAAAGTAATCAACTAAAGCTGAATCCGTTACACCAGGAATAGTCGCTGTGTACGTCGTTCCGCTAGTGTTTGTCATATTCAATTCATTCAATGTTCCACCATTAACTCGGTATTTTAATTTAGCTGAAGAAATAGTTCCGTCAATGTCCGTAATTGATGCAGTTACTTGAACAGCTTGGCTTGGCGCTATAACGGCTTGATCTCTTGTGATGCTGCTTATTGCAGGCGGAATGATTGAACCGAGAACAATATCATTCGGGAAAATCGGTCTTAGGACAAATCCCTGAGAGCCGGTGCCAATGACACCGCGAATTTTATCTATTGTAGTTCCATCCAATGGTGGATCCCATGTTCGAAGTTGATGAGATCGGCGTGTAAAATATCCCGATTGATCATGAATAAATATTTTGTTTCCAGTTGCATCATTGATTGCATATGTGCCATTCGTCAAGTTGCGATCAGATGTGAAAACATTTGAGAACTCAACATACATTCCTTCATACTTTTCACCGGTGGTAAGTTGGATTGTTGTTCCAGTTGCGAATTGAGAAATTTGGACAGGAACTGCAGCTGGTCTTGCGGGTTTTGTACTCAGAAAATTTATCGAAACAGTTCTTAATACAAATATTTGTGTTTGCCTATTCGGTGTACCAAATTCACTCACTACACCAGTTATTGCAACAACTTGTGCCGAATCAAGCAAATCCATATTTGTTAATTGAGTGACACTGTCATCTTGGATAATGTTCAATCCCGCCCATTCACTCCCA from Ignavibacteria bacterium includes:
- a CDS encoding T9SS type A sorting domain-containing protein, with product MKKIFLITSLIVLAFSSVYSQTYPTVSIRDIQFRSEADLTGGNDASSKLGDTVTVVGLVMVPTLDNPSTTRKPIMWAGPRWQTYLVDTAFGSEWAGLNIIQDDSVTQLTNMDLLDSAQVVAITGVVSEFGTPNRQTQIFVLRTVSINFLSTKPARPAAVPVQISQFATGTTIQLTTGEKYEGMYVEFSNVFTSDRNLTNGTYAINDATGNKIFIHDQSGYFTRRSHQLRTWDPPLDGTTIDKIRGVIGTGSQGFVLRPIFPNDIVLGSIIPPAISSITRDQAVIAPSQAVQVTASITDIDGTISSAKLKYRVNGGTLNELNMTNTSGTTYTATIPGVTDSALVDYFVWAQDNGGNSSINPTDTSRSRYFYLVLNRPLTVQDIQYAPFGNGLGGYVNYRVTLRGIVTADTSDLRGDGGSVTRRAYIQNGTGPWSGIWVAGLTGDELRKGDDVSVSGLIREVFSHTAIDSITSFVKHSSGNSVPAAQLQTTGDIGGKTKGTVSAEKWEGVLIKFNNLTVSNENADGNPGPGGGGNSNFGEILITDGSGDLRLELQEGPNKYHNNWTTSLPTHKTTEVKTGYKFDSLTGVLFFSFSNYKLVPRKDDDFVGFQTSVGDDPEFPIEYSLKQNYPNPFNPNTVIEYSLPRSSNVSLKIYDVLGREVVSLVNNEFQTPGVHKYFFNANGLSSGIYLYKITADGFTSSKKMLLIK